The following nucleotide sequence is from Candidatus Thorarchaeota archaeon.
CTTCGAGATACGAACGAATCTCATCAGCAGTAGCATTCGCTCCAGACTTCAATACGATAATGGCCTTTCCAACCTCCCCCCATTTTTCATCAGGCACACCAATGACAGCCGCCTCAAGAATTGCCGGATGCTTGTAGAGTAGTTCTTCTATCTCAGTGGGATAGACATTTTCACCACCACTGATGAACATGTCTTTGCTGCGGCCAACAATATAGTAGAAGCCTTCCTTGTCCATTCGGGCAAGGTCACCAGTATGAACCCAGCCATCCGGCTCGATCGTCTTTGCGGTCTCTTCAGGCTCGTCCCAATAGCCGGAAAAGATGTGAGGTCCACGAAGCATCAGTTCACCAATCTCTCCAGTCAGAACAGGAGCACCGTCTTCATCTACGATCTTCATGTCACAGTGGAGTACAGGAAAGCCTACAGAGGTCGGTCTCCGACGAATCTCGCTCTCGGGGAGATAGAAATTGTTGGGTCCCACTTCAGTGAGTCCATAACCCATTTTGAAATCCTTACCACGTGCCCAGTAATGTTCCATAATTGCTACGGGACAAGGAGCACCCCCTGAGATGAACACCCGCACCGAACTCAAATCCGTCTTGGAAAATTTGTCGTGCTCTGCAATCATCTGGAACATTGTTGGGACTCCAATCACAATCGAACAGCGTTCTTGTTCAATGATCTTCAATGTCGTGGCCGGATCGAAATCGCCCATAAGAACGGTCCTTGCACCCAAATGATAGAATGGAACAAGTAGCACATTCCAACCGCCAGTATGAAAGAGGGGAAAGAGCAGTGGTTGAACGTCATCAGGTCTAAGACCCCAAGACGTGATAGTGTTCACTGAGTTCCAAAAGACCAGTCGATGGGACAGAATGGCACCTTTTGGAAGACCAGTCGTACCACCTGTAAAGACAATGAGGGCTGGATCATCAAGCTCAATGGTCGGACGCTCAACCTCATCGGATGAGACCTTGGCCATCAGATCTCGAACTGCAGGATTACTACCCAGAGAAGTGCCACCCATAACAAAGAACGTGCGGTCACCCAGACTGTCACGCATCGCATTGAACTGGTCCTCAAGACGTGGGTCATACATGAAGACGAGAGGGTCAGTCTTGTTTGTGAGAAATTCTATCTCACGTGGAGCGAGACGGACATTAAATGGGACCATAATTGCCCCGATCTTGCCGCAGGCCAAGAAGAGGTCTATGTAGTCCATACGATTCTTTGCAAGACCCGCAACACGATCGCCCTTACGAACTCCTGCATCAAGCAATACCCGCGCAAGCTGGTTGGCACGTTGACCCAACTCACCAAAGGTGTATCGTACATCTTCTATTGCATCATATATGGCCTCACGGCGGGGAGTAA
It contains:
- a CDS encoding long-chain fatty acid--CoA ligase — translated: MDHEDWTWIGDWAGRRALLTPRREAIYDAIEDVRYTFGELGQRANQLARVLLDAGVRKGDRVAGLAKNRMDYIDLFLACGKIGAIMVPFNVRLAPREIEFLTNKTDPLVFMYDPRLEDQFNAMRDSLGDRTFFVMGGTSLGSNPAVRDLMAKVSSDEVERPTIELDDPALIVFTGGTTGLPKGAILSHRLVFWNSVNTITSWGLRPDDVQPLLFPLFHTGGWNVLLVPFYHLGARTVLMGDFDPATTLKIIEQERCSIVIGVPTMFQMIAEHDKFSKTDLSSVRVFISGGAPCPVAIMEHYWARGKDFKMGYGLTEVGPNNFYLPESEIRRRPTSVGFPVLHCDMKIVDEDGAPVLTGEIGELMLRGPHIFSGYWDEPEETAKTIEPDGWVHTGDLARMDKEGFYYIVGRSKDMFISGGENVYPTEIEELLYKHPAILEAAVIGVPDEKWGEVGKAIIVLKSGANATADEIRSYLEDKLARYKIPKIYEFRDDLPKSAAGKILKRELR